GGGATCGTCAACGCGAGGGTCGTCAGCCTCGGCCGTTACGGCCGCACGAAGGTGATCAGGTTGAGCACCAGCCTCAAGAACATCGAGGAGGGCCTTCAGGAGGACCTCTTCCTGCTAGGCGCCATGGAAATGGTAACACGTTAAAGCGTAGGGTACCCACAGCTACGTATCTCGAAGCCTACTAGCACCGAAGCGGGTGTTCCGCGATCGAGGCAGCGAAGCCCCTACTCCCCCTGACTCGCTTTAGCAGTTAGATAGTGTTGTAGCCTGTTGAGCATGTCCTCGATTCCATCGAATACGATGAACGTGGCCCTCTCTAACACCTCTCCCTCCGGGACTGCAACCTCTGGAAGAATATCTTGTACAAGCCTCTTTTCAACTACTATGAGGAAGTCGAAACCTCGCACATCTATGCGCTTAGCCAGCGAAGCCAGTAGCTCGAAGACGTCCCTTGGCACATCGATTAGGATCCTTATTTCACCCCGCTGTGCGTAAAGGTGGAAATGGTGTTTGTACCCGCTCAAACCGTCAACCGTGTAGTCGGCAACCACTTTAAATCCGTTGCGAGCTAGAAAATCGCTGATCGCTCTTATGGTCCCGGTTCTCACGGATTCAGGCTCATTGCTGTACGAGCGCATGTACCAGCCGAAGATTAATGCAGTTTACTAACCTATTAAGGCTTGTCTGGTTGAAGCTATTCTCCCAGCGGCACCTATAGTAAGGAAACATTCACCTTAAGTGACGTCACCGCAGGCGCACCAGATCTCGTGGAGTAGGTCGTAGAGCTCTCGGAAGCCTTCGCCCGTGGTTGCGGAAACGATCGGGACTCTAGCTGCGAGCCGGAACTCGTTGAGTACTTCGACCAGCCTACTGGACAGCTCTGAGACAACGCCGGGCTCGAGCTTCAGTTCAGCGAGGAGCGCTTCGGGATCCCTAGCCCAAGCGATGGCGAGAGACGCTACCCCTAAATCACCCTTGCTCAGCACCGCGACGGTAGGGACTTCCAGGCGGAGCTGCGCGACCATGGACATCAGCTTCAGCGTGACAAAGTGGGACGGCTTAGCGGCGAGGCTCGAGTCGAAGAGCATCACCGCACTGGCTGCTCCCAGCTTCGCCAGCTCCCTTGAGATCGCGGGGCCAGCCTCGTGGAAGAGGAAGAGCTCCATCTGGCCAGGCGTATCAACGATGACGATCTCAGCCTCCAGGTTGGCGATCTCCCTCATCAAATCGCTTCTCCTCGCGTAAACCTCCTCCATGCTGGCTATGAGTGCACCGTTGGGGCCCAGCCCCTTCTCCCTCATCAGTTGGCTCACCGTCACCCACTCCCTCACATCGACGTCCGGCTTGTACGGCAGCTGGTCGGCCCCCGGATCCAGGTTTACATAGGCCACCCGGAAGCCCTGGTTCTCCTCAATCCACCTCCCAAAGGCCGCCGTGAGAGTAGTCTTTCCGCTGCCTGCGGGGCCGATCACGATGAGGTACAGCGACCTCCCCAGCGACAGCCTGTGCACGAGCAGAAGATTTAGGGGTGTAGTTTTAACCTCTGCTACCCGATCCGATGGTGGTTCTGACCAGCCTGGCGATGGTGCTCCGCTTGTAGTAGGCTAGGAGCGCTAAGGCCAGGAGCGCAACGGATGTAACGATCAGGAGGTTGGGCTCAGCCGGCTTCTCGACCACGATGTAGCTCCTTGAGTACTGGGATAGGCTCCTCTGCTGCTGAGTCCAGCTGACCTTCACGTCGATGGGTAGTTGACCGAGAGGGGCTGCAGGATCCACGTTCACCTCAAATATCGCCAGCTTCCGCTCACCGGCCCATAGGGTGCCCAGGTACACGCTCGTCGTACCCGTGATGAAGGGTGAGAACACCTCAACTCTCACGTCCTCGGCCGTTGAGTTGGAGAGGTTCTCAACCTCGTACACCAGCTTGTAGCCTCTTCCTCCGCGCACCACGTTGAGGCTTGAGGCGTTCCTGACGGCGAAGGAGGCCTTCTCGAGCACGGTCATGGTGAAGTAGAGCAGCCGCCCGGAAGCCTCGATCGCCAGCCTGTGGTTGCCGATCGGCGCCCGCTCGTCCACACCGACTAGGAAGGTGAGAGTAACTGTCTGGCCGACCGGAAGGTAGGGTAGGTAGGCTTCAGCAGCCCCGGCGGAAACCGGCTTAACCCACTCGTTCCCCACGAACTTGACATCAACGTCCCTCGCCATGTAGTCGCCCGAGTTGACCAGCGTGACAATCAGCTGAACCAGGCTGTCGCCCGGGAACACGACGGGGGGCATTGTGACCGCTGCAGCGACGCTCAGCTCCCAATCGCCCCTCACCTCGAAGCCCAGCGTGTACAGGTCTCTGCGTAGCATTCCGTCGTCCCCGCTGTACGTTACAGCGGCGAGCAGCTGCAGTGCCCCGTAGATCCTCGGCTGGATGAACACCTCGAATGGGAGGAGCGCGGACCCCCCCGGCTCAAGGGCGTCGAGCCTGAGGGTTGAGGGGCCTATGACGGCGCCGATCTCAAGGTTCTGGGACGTGAGAGCCACGCTCGCGTTGACCGCTCTGGCCGACCCGGTGTTGACCACCCTCAGTAGCAGCCGGTTGACCCTGTTCGGGTGCAGCGTCCTGTTGAGCACCTCCAAGCTCAGCAGCGGCCCCCTCCTCGTCACGTTCAGGGAGACTTGGACCAAGTCGTTGTACTCGTACCCGTACTCGTCGTAGTAGCGCAGCCTGAAGGTGGCTGTCACTGAGTCTGCCACGGTCTCCACTCTGACGAGGAGGGGGACGACGACAGCCCTCCCCGGTTCAACCGATTCGATCCTGAACCTGGTCTGGGAGATCACGTACAACCCACCGCCCGGCACGGCGTCGACCAGCACGTCGAGCGCCCTCGCGCCCCCTATGTTGACGACTTTAGCAGCTAGGAGCGCGTTAACGCCGTAGGGCAGGCTCGAGTTGAGGAGCTCTGCGGATAGAACGGGTTGGGGAGAGCGTGCGACTTCGAAGCCGACGCTGACTGTGCTGACCCTAGCGTCGCCGTACTCGTCGTAGTAGGAGATTGAAACCTGCAGCTGGGCGACGCCGACGGCGGTTCGATCGGCCCTCAGCGTTAAGCCCACGACCTTGCTTCCCCCCGGGTTAAGGTCGCCCAGGTAGGCGGATGCGCCGGAGAGGAGGGCGACGCCGGGCGAGAGGCTGGTGATGGAGACCCTCACGTCTCTAGCCGCAGTAGCGCCAACGTTTGAGACTACGAGCGCGACGTTGACTCTCTGGCCCGACGGCACTCTGCTGGGCGATAAGTAGCAGGAGAGGCTGGGAGACCCCTTACCTCTGACCGCTTGAAAGCCCACGGTGGTCGTCAGAGTTCCCGGTGCTCTGGAGAAGTCCTCGTAGGAGACCGTCACCGTGAGTGCGACGCTGTCGCCAGCCGCGCTGTCCACCTGCACTGCTAGCGGAACCTGCAGGCGCTCGCCGACCCCCACGAGACCCTGCCTGCTCAGCGAGCCTCCGATGACCGTGACGAAGGCGCTAGCCGGAGTTACGCGGATCTCCACGTTCCTCGCCGGTGCGTCACCCAGCTCGACGCTCAGGAGAACCTGGTTGCTCTCCCCCTTCTTTAGAGTCTGCGGGCTTGCTGACACCCTGAAGCTTGGTCGACCGCCGAAGCCCACCTGGAAGCCC
The Thermofilaceae archaeon DNA segment above includes these coding regions:
- a CDS encoding ATP/GTP-binding protein, which gives rise to MHRLSLGRSLYLIVIGPAGSGKTTLTAAFGRWIEENQGFRVAYVNLDPGADQLPYKPDVDVREWVTVSQLMREKGLGPNGALIASMEEVYARRSDLMREIANLEAEIVIVDTPGQMELFLFHEAGPAISRELAKLGAASAVMLFDSSLAAKPSHFVTLKLMSMVAQLRLEVPTVAVLSKGDLGVASLAIAWARDPEALLAELKLEPGVVSELSSRLVEVLNEFRLAARVPIVSATTGEGFRELYDLLHEIWCACGDVT